The following DNA comes from Gopherus flavomarginatus isolate rGopFla2 chromosome 5, rGopFla2.mat.asm, whole genome shotgun sequence.
aggaacAAATATCTCAAGGCACTGCTCTCTCCCCCTCTGCTTATCACATTCACGGcatctgaagagacaaaggaaccagGTACTGGACTCTAAAAcggtttggtcagtaagactgctgaaagcatgtactgagaaaacaaaactacattagattcaaagcaaagtGAGGTAAGGCACTAGGAGGCATTATATCTTTATTTTTCCtgtaatcatttctgacttttatgcctcattatttgtacacaaaatctctctctctgtagtaATACTCTTGTTTTCTCTAACCCAATGTGTTcaaattgaagtgtctgggaaatGCCATTTGGTAACAATTTATGTGCatgcatattattcccttaaggGAATAACAGGCTCAATATATCTGTACTGTCCAGGAgaaggctgggcagtacaggacataaaTTTCTGGGGAAAGATCTGGGACTGGGGATGTGTTGGGCTTACATTGCGGTAATTTTTAAGCCTGGTAAGACCCAACGTGTGGCCATCTgtctgcagcacacacacacacagacatagctgggagtAAATTAGCGGTACTTTCTGGAGgttgtttgtgagcagcaaggCATGTGAAGGGCACCCCATGTCACAAGGTGCCTAACAACGGAATGATAGCTAACAGTAGTGGTTCCAATCTATTACGTTACTCAACTAAGTTTACCTAGAAACCATTTATTTAGGATGCTAGTCATGCTGCCGGGGAACACATTTTTAGGATTTCTATATGTACTTTTAGCTTCTTCTGCTTCCATGAAAATGCTGTTCACaatataattgtatttttacCTGCAGAGTGTAGAGATAAGGCAGCCAAACGcagtctccccagcccaggtACCATCCAAAATGATCATGGCAGATATCAATAGTTTTCAAATACCAAGCTTCATTCCAGAAGAAGTCCAATACATAAATACCCTGGAAATAAATGCCTTATGCTTAGAACAATGCTCTGTTGCTATTAAAACATCTGCCATAGTCACccagtctcagggtatgtctacactacctgtcagatcggcgggtagtgatcgatctcttggggatcaatttatcgtgtctagtgcaGAAGCGATCTAGTCGATCCACAatcgctctgccatcgactctggAAATCCACCGtggcgagaggcagaagtggagtcgacTGAGGAGTGGCAGTGGTCGACTCGCCGCCATCCTCACGGCCAAGTAAATCAACCTAAGATCTACACTATTTGcaaagctgaagttgcgtatcttaggtcgactcccccccagtgtagacctagccacaTTGTAGTAGAATCAGGCTGCTGGTTTTATTTTGTGGCAACAGCCTGATAATCCTGCATTTTTACAATGGCAAAAcagagtattttttaaaatattacaattGTACTAATACGCACACGTATAATTGGAATTCAGTACTTTCAAGGTCACTGCTAAACCAACGCTAATGTTCCTAGCTTATTACTTATTAGGGCCAACCCATTCTAGACAGACAATAGTAACAGCACAGCCCTGCTGTGGAATGGAATGTGATGTTTGCAGGCAAACAAAACCAActtaaagccacagacaccctttAGGCATCTCACTGTACCTAGATAATGTTGATCTCTGATCATGAGATCCAGTGCCAACGTAATGTACACAAAGGCACAGTGGTGCACTTCAAAACACATTTGAGTGTTAGTCTTTGACTTTGTGTTGGTTTAAGTTAGATCCTTAATCTATGCAGTTTGTCAGCTTTTACCCGACAGAGATTTCAACATATCCTGGTCACAGCAGGATTGCCAACAGCCACAGCAGGAGATGGAGTGACTTCCTGGGCTTTCAGCCCATCTCCTTATTCCCCAAAATGGACCAGAATAAACTGCTCTGGTACAGTGGTCTTGATTCACATGCCCAGGACCAACAGCTTTCAAAGCCTCCTGGCTTGTCTACACTCCTGCCTAAGTCGATGTAAGTTATgctgctcaggggtatgaataagccaccccccgAGCGACATAACTTACATCAACTTAAAGCGATGTCCACACTAGCACTATGTCAGAAGGAGATGCTCTTCCACTGACGGAGCTTCTGCCTCTTGTTGCGGTGGAgtaattatgtcaatgggagagcgctctcccattggcatagcatGTTTTCACCAGACGCGCTACAGTGGCTCAGCTGCATTGGTGTAGCTGCGCTGATGTAGTGtggtagtgtagactagcccttagtctCCTGGCTGTTCTCTTTTGCTACACTCTCATCTGCCCCCTCCTTTATTTTGGTCAATCTcatgcttttgtctcctctctgtTCCAATTCCTGCTACTCCTCTCCAAAACCAACCACCTCTAGAAACATCTATTTTATCACTAGCTATCTCACTCAAAAAGTCATGTGATgattttaggctcctaagtcattctAACATCTTTGGGGCCACATGGCTGAAAATGatagaagtttttttaaaattgaaaaagttCTGTGCCTGCACAAGGCTGGGATTCTAGCTGTTATCAGCCAATATCAGTCCTTAGTCAATAAATCCAAATTATTaacctcttaattttttttaaacagtgcgcTTTTTTTGATTACacaaaaatatattataaatttGGAAGTCTTCGTTTTTTTTGAGCATACATTATAAACAAAgcagagaatattttttaaaaatgagttaatCATTTGGATACCAGGAGTCACGCCAAATGGATTTTGTAGTTCCACAGGTGTAAACATCTACTCAGAAAATAtttaactaactttttttttttagcagccgCTAGCACTATTTTAGGCTCCATGCTGGGAACGTGCAGTGTCTTCCCCTACGTTGTGCTCAACGTCTTTTGGCAGTGAAGGCAACAGAAGTTCTGTGCACTGAGAATCTCAAAGGAGGGAGCTCTGAATATGGttggggagggaaagaaagaaagaaaggaaaaaaaaaaaaaaaaaggacacgtGGCCTCAATCTtgatcccattgaagacaattggAATTTTGTCTGAGTCCAAACGAAACAGTATCAGGCCTGTTTCTAGAATATAGACAGAAAGACAAACGTATTTCTTAGATTAAAAGGTCCCTGGTCCAGCATCAAGCTCTGCACATGTGGATGTGACTgtgccactgacttctgtgggactCTGCATGAGTGTAAGGGCTCACACTAGCAGGTCCCGATGCATGATCATTGCTGAGATTATTCTATGTCAACAAGAAATAAATTCAATTTTATCATGAGGATTTAGTCTGTTTTAATATCCACAGTTTCCAACCAGGTTTAACTCTACCATGCCAGACTTACCTGTAGGACATTGACAAGGATCATCGAGTTGGTCACCTGACCATACAGTTCCTGTTGTTTGGCAGCGTAGGAGAAGTTAATTAGAGTCCAGGCTACAATACCAGGCCGGCCATTGAAGAACAGCTTGAAATCAAACCACTTCCCTATTCGAGGGTTAAATTCAATCCCCATCATATAGTCATAAAATAAATTGCCGGTGAATTTGCTAAAAAGGTATAAAAAATTGTAAAGGTAATACATTCACATGCAGCTGTAGCAAATTAAGTTTAAATATAGGTTTCAGTTCATTTTCCAATACATGAACTATTGTCATTTTTTGAACTGAAGTTGTGTTAATACATAAAATCAAGTAATTATTAAGATGATACAGGCTGATCCAATGAAGAAAGTACATTATAAAGGTAAGTTCCAACTCTAAGATCTTCCTAGTTTAGTTTTGCTGTCTTTTGACCAGTCATAGCATTTTCTAGCCAGATTAAGATACTagttaaaaattcatttttatcaCTGTACTGAAGAAGATTCAATGTTCACATGTCAAAGTTCCCCATAACACTATATTATATGAGTATTAACAACAACATACCAATCATTGGGGTTACTGGGGAAAAGGTAGCTTTTAATCATTGCAAATGTGGAAACTGCATATCCCAGAATATTAGCACACCACAGGAGAGGTATCCAGTTGTCAAAAATGATGGTGGGTGAGAACCAGTGGAAGTAGTAAGCATTTACAAACCAGAGAGCATGAGTAATGATCCAGGCTTGAAGTCCATTGATTTCATATTTATTTACTGTGCCTAAAGAGGAAGAGGTAAATTGTTCAACATTCTGTGATACTGCATGAATTAGGTATAAAAGAAGCATGCCTTTTATTAGCTCTGGGCACAGACACTATCCAGGAGTGCAGATCCACTGCCCATTATGAAAATGAGTCTTTGCATTGTCCTCTTTGATCCTCCTGAAGCACCTAAAgatctccttctcccaaacagtTAAGTCTTATTGTAGCTTCCATCCTTCAAACCAACGAAGAGCTGATGACACTCTAGTATAGTCATCAACATAGCTGCCTAGGCCTGGTCTTGACTTCAGAAAGAGGATGTGAGGTGGGCAGGAAAACATGTTTCTTAATTGAAGTTAAATAGCTCAAGGTAAAATCCCAGTGAATACAAGGAAGTGTGTAGTTTTCACAAAACCTAATTCTCTAAAGTACATTATAAGAGTGTTAGTCTATATTTCCCACTTCCAAATATGTACCTAGATTATTATAGAAGTTCAACTAACTATATCAGGTAAGAGATCTAATGGAGGTACTGTCATTTAGAAGGAAATACACATTGTATGTGCTAAAGGGAAAAACCAAAACCTTACCAGCAGGGGTCACAGCACCTTCTTGTATTCCTCCTACATATCCAGGTAGAAACTTGTGGCAGAAATCAGGAACTAATATATATAACATCACCTACATTGCAAAGAATGTAAGAACAATAACTAATTGGCAAGGCATAAAACATTgaacacatatatacacacacaagctATGCATAAATATTAACTTGTAAAAGACCCCAGTATTGAGAATGCATATATGCAGACCCACCAAAAGGTGAATTCACTTTAAATGTCATAAACCAGAATTCCTCGCAGAACTGAATTTTTGTatacaattaaaaatatataaaatttatcttaaataatattttataaaagCTAATAGAAATGTTTCCATGGAAATTGAGGAAAAAATtggaagaatatttttaaataaatgttttccttCAGTATTTGCAATCATGCGTTAATGGATAAGAATCTGAGGTTGATTAGGAGTGACTATAAGCAAAGTTGAAACTAACCTACTGAATAAGATgagaaaataaagtaaaatgagagagaaagaactACATACAATATTACAAGTATATTAGATGTAAAAATAGCTCAATTTTAGTAATCTAAGCATAGTAATAGTTTACTACCACAACAGTCAAATCCTGAAATATTTTCTTAGCCTTTACTTAAACAGCTATAGAAACTACTGGGATTATGCCCAAGTGAGAACTCCAGGTAATGCACAAAATTCTGAAGCTTGATTTTTAACCTGTCTGTGACCCTTTAAGCTCACTCTACTTGGTGGATaaaaattgatttatttatttaaaataagatttttgtttttgttatttaaatgacaaaaagtttttcttttttaaaatagaccTGTAAATGTGAAACACGTTTTGATAAGAGAAGTTTATGTATCCAAAAGATTTAAGATTGCtttgtttaataaaatttataTGCTATTTTGTGTGCTTAATTAAATTCTAGTTACCATCCTAatacagcttgacacaaatcatgagcaaagaATGAATTGGCTAGTAAATAACCAATATATCATTCACCATTAGCTAACATAGTAAAAATGTACAATTAGCAATCTGAAACTATAAAGCTATATAATTGTTTAAGTAAATGTATGTTACAATGTACCGTCCTAAGTAGCAAAAAAGTGTACCAAATCTAATAAAATgttctatttagttgtaaatcaacatgttttaatggtttcaTCATGGGAATGCACCTTTCTTTacaaaataactgaagtacaaatggagAAGTTGATTAAAATCAATGCTTTAGACTGATTCCATTTGGTGATTTAAATTGCCTTGATTTAAATCCACCTGCCATCAGCCAGTTATCTTGCGTAACCCCCATCAGAGCGCATAACATTGCAGTGCAGTCATATCGCCTCAAGCTGTGATCTTGTCAGTTCTTGACAGGGGCTGAGTCTGAACTTGGATGagatactgttttttaaaaatgcacattCTACAGGAAGTGATGTTGGTGATTCACCTGGTGACAACCTTCCCCCTGAGTCAGCCAGTACTGACCCCAGTGTTCCACAGGGTGTGGAATGAGACTGGGGAGGAATGCTGCCCTATTATAGAAGGCTTCCATCATATGAGGCATAAGTGATATCCAAACTACAGTGACGGTGAAGCAAACCAGTGCGCATTACACTCAGTTTGCCAAGTGCTTAAGATCTACTCGGATGTCAGAAACTGTATTCATTTAAGATTGTTAATTTACTTCTTCTATCCTTTTCAAATAATTGGGTTCACTAGAAAAGTAGTCATGAAAGGAGATAAGCAACATATGCCTAGGTCAAATATGTGGAGTAATTAAATGACTTCAGTCTATAATACAAAAACTGAAAGATTTACCTGGAAAGTGACCCAACATATATAGATGTTAGCAGCTTTCCAGCTCAGGAAGGGTGTGTTGTTCCAGATGTCGGAGAGATGGGAATTCCCCATGAGCACATCAACGATGGGGTCCATCAGAGAGCAATGGTACTGATCACATGACATTATAAAGTAATATACGATGAGTGGAGAAAATGTAAGCAGGAAGAGGACGCTGGCCAAGGAAAACCAGTCTACTTCCCTGTAACAGAGACATAGGTTATCTTCTGAAAGGAATTTTGCAGTGAAACAATGGGTCTGTCCCCATCGAGTTTCCATTTTAGAGTTTGTCAGTTACACTAAAATGTGCTGCTTTGTAAAGCATAAATTCATTTGCACATTAGCAAAAGTATACAGCACAGAAGCCACTATGGTAAAAACAAAAGTCTAAAGAGAGAGCAAGGAGAAGTAGTTTGTGAAGTGCTCCCTAGGAAGTAGCCATTTGTTGCCAAGCCCAGGAGGCGAAGGCTGTGGCTTGTGTTTAAGGCACTGGGTTGAAACATAGGCGACTTAGCTTCAAATTCCTGATTCTACCACagactctgtgtgaccttgggcaagtcatttttgTGTCTTTGTGCCCAGTTCACAACTTTCCATCCCAAAAAGGTAGTGTCAGGTCTAATTATTTAatccacaatggaacagcttTAATGGGAGAAACCTACATCAGCACGTTCCATAGTtcagtggtcagagcactcagCGAGGATTTGAACAGAGGTCACTCGCTTCTCCCACTCTGGCAGAGGGGATGGGATGGAAATTGAACTTGGGGATCCCACATCCCAGGGTGAGAGTGGGAACCACTAGGCTAAAAGCTCTAACGTAGGCACTGTGCCAGACTGACAATAGCCTGAATGAACTTATTTAATTAAGTTAAAACTTACTGAAATAGGGTTAATACCTCTAGGGTACCTTGTAGTAGAAACACAAATGTTTATGTACTATTGTGAGATTGTATGCAACTTCTTTAGTACAAGATTAATGCAGtctccaggagggaggaggaagtccAACAGTCTTTTTTGGAACAGTATGTGTGAAGCGGATTTCCTAGGAAGTACCTCAAAGTGAGGGAAATGCaaattctcccccgcccccaaagcCAACTTTTTGAAGATACACCCTTGGGAGAGAGACCCACTGTATATTAAATTACTTGCTTCTGGAAACTCCAGATCAAAGACCCCAGATCTGGACTAAACCTGTTATGAGtttgcttgttctgagctgaagctgtgatgaactggtAGGGTAACCCACAAAGACTCCCTTAGGGCGGGTGGGCTGAAGGATATAAATCATCTAATAATTCCCAATAACAAGTCTGTGCTACAGCTATACTTCAGATATGTTGTGTTTAGATCATTCATACTGTAATTCTGAATTGAAGGCTGGTGCAGCCTTTGTTTATTGAGGGGCTCTAGTCTTTTGACTATTGGGGTCAAGTTTGTAAGAAGAGTGGTAGTAGCAGGAGTGGATAGTATCACATTTGATGTCTATTTAGTCAGAGTGACAAGCCTCTCTCACCAGGCTCTTCCCCATTGGCCTTGAGATGCTCCAGAACCATTTGGGATGCTCATGTGTTTCCTTTCCTCAGATTTTCCTTCGGGAAAGGCTGCCATTGGAACCTACATGAAAGAGGATTACATTGTGTTATACcatctggtccccccaacaattAGTTGTGCGTTATCCTTTATAAATGAAATTTCTGATAATCTTGGATTGTATCAAGCAGCTGGActctgattaaaaacaaaaagaaccttATATTTGTCTGCATACAAAATTGTAACCTAGGATATTGTTGGTGCCAAGGGGTTCTATTAAATTTATTGCTCAATGCAAGATTTTTATTAACTGTACAATACCTGGGAACATTGTTAAAGATGACCTGCGAAGGAAAAATAAGATTAGGATTGTACCTTAACTGCCCACCACCTCCGACACACAcacttggtttttttttaagcaccTTGCAGAGATTGCCTGAAAGAGTTCTACCTTCCTCCACCTGTCCCAACTAAAGAGGTTTATGCCGCTTAGTTTTCTTTACCTTGATTTCTAGTCTTTTTGTGAGTTCAACCCCTGTCTTCCCTCTAGGTTTTAAATAGAGCTGCTAGCCTTTGTTAaaaggctggagacagggggtgtggggctgactgcgggcagggcagggggtgcagcaggggctggctggagatgaggtggCAGgtaccagggccgtccttagatattctggggccctacaaaGCCCCCCCCATGGGGGGGGGGTGCCCCAGGCCTCCGTGGGGGGGCGAGgctggcttggtggggtggggaggaaccaTCCCACAGCACTCACCGGTAGCGTGGCTGGGGCCGGGTCTCTGTGAGGgcagccctggccctgctgcagagtTTTGGGGAGCGAGGTCAGGGCGGGGCGGCAGTCCTGTGGCAGAaccagagcagcagggagcagcacagcgcccccggcGGCCAGAGGAGGAATGACTTGGCTTCCCGGCTGACTTCAGCTGATTAAAGCCATAGCGCCCCCTTGCACAGGGGCGGGAAGTGGGTTACACGTTTAGCTGGCGCCGGATGAGCATTCCAGACATTTTGGGCACCGCTTTTTCgtgccctcaaatcttggtgccctaggcagccgtccagtttgcctagtggttgcacttGCCCTGCTGTAGATGAGGCACTGGCTTCATCAAAATCATACAAATTACAGATGAGATTTACTAGGCCACATCTAACTATCTGCAAGAATCACATActagtttttttttctgctttgtccTGAACTTCCCTTTCCTTAGAGGTCACCATCTGGTAACCTGAAACTTCCCTCAATTACTTTTGCACCTGAACTGCTCTTCCTTCTCCTTAACTCTTCATTTTCTATCTCTTGACAACACAAGAGATAAGCAAATTTCCTCCCCAGGCAAGTCTAGATATTTGGAATCTGCTTGTTTACTGCTCAGACAGGAATGCGCTGGTCACTACTAATGGATGTCAGTTTTAGATATCTGAAGTTTAATTTAAATATACCCCAAAGCAAGCATTTATTCCTCCATTGAAACAAAGACCACCATATGTATGTATTTGACACAAAGGGAATTATATCTGGTTAGAAGGTGAAGAGATCTTAAATACCATCAGCAGGACCACAGGAATGATACAATTATGTACAATCAAAATATAGGGAAAAAAATTTCTACCCCATAAATCTGAATGAAAGCGTACTTCCAGAAATAATTACAAAATGAATTATGtgtaatctcccttgctgcagattatggcgatgacttcttgtcctaccttcaatggacactgagaacaattgatcaccgccCTCTATCTAATTAACATatatgaagactgttatcaggccctccttctttcttcttttctcatgactaaacatgctcagtttaacctgacctatgaggggaagttttctaaacctttcatcatttttaatACTTGCGTCTGGACTCtcgccaatttgtccacatctttcttaaaatctgctacccagaactggacatgtaatccagatgaggcctcaccagtgctagaGCAGAACAATTGCCTCTTGTGTCTTAGCTATGATGCTCCCATTAACACCAACCAGAATGTTAACCTTTTTTTCTACTGCATCActttgttgactcattcaatttgtgatctgctGTACCTCCCAGATCTGTAGTACTGCTGCCAACCCAGTTATTCTCCATTCtggagttgtgcatttgatttttcctttttaagtgtagtactttgcacttgtctttacttaatttcattttgctaatatcagaccaattctccaatgtgCAAGGTCAGTTTGGGTTCTGACCTTGTCCACCTGAGTGTTTGCAACCGTTCCCAGTTTGGTgttatccacaaattttataagcatactctgtACCCCATTACTCAAGTCATGAATGAAGTGGACAAGCAAGTGCACATGAGGTCCCAgagtgatgctgtggcaaaagaGGCTAAAGGGGGGTCTTTGGATGGTTTTCTGGAATCAGATTATGGACTTTAAAAAACTCCTTATGGAAAGGCAGACTGCACCAAATTATGCAGCAATTTTATGCAGAAAGTCATGAAAAAACTTCCCTTCTGTGCAAAAATGGAGTCTTACACAAATCTTAAATGCTTAAGAAATGGGAAGTGATCAACACTAATCAAAAGAACAACCACTGCTCAgttaattacagtatttttattataataaataGCAACTTCTTTACTTATTTTACAATTTTAGCGTCAAAGTGAACAAGTGCAATGGATTATATCAATTGAGTACACATCAGTACTTAATTAACGGAGAAGCATGCATCTTATTCATTTCACTTGCAGTTAAATCTGTTCACAGAACAAATCTAAAATTTGACCCTAGGCTATTTCCATCAGAGATTTCTGGTCATGAAAGTAAgtaagttgaaagaaaacaaggaGTAATTTTAGTGAATGCATCTCAAGGTAGCGACCTCCATCTTATAGCATACCATTCTCTGATTGTTCAGACAAAAATGAAATGCCCCTACCCTTGAAAAATCCTTTATCTGCTCTCTCTGTAGCACTTTGCCATGTCACTTAAATATTGCGTTAATAATATTTGAAACATTAGTTTAAATGATTAGTTCAATAAGTCATCCAAATTATCATCCAAATTACAAAACCAGTAGAGCCTATTAAAGCAAAGTTGTTTTCATTATACGTAAAAAGTTATTGGGATAAGATACAAACACTGGGAACCATATTGTATGTTTCCATAAACTTGGTCAAACTGAGGGCTGGCATTTCTAGGATGGAATGTTGGAACTAAAAGGAGGTGGAGATATACAAGCCACAGACAGAATTCTCCAAATTCTGCGAAAGAGCACCAAGCCACACTGCTGCTGTATGTGTCTCACAGCAAATACTAAAGACTCTAGTTGGTTCAACCAATTGTAGTACAGTATATAGGAATAGGGTACTATTTGTTTAAGGTGTTTGTAAGCACACTAGTGGTGTTCACTGTTTTCTATATTTTAGAAACTATCACAAATCACTCAGAGCAGCAGTAGGCATTAAGCAAGCCTTGTATTTTTACATATAGTTGATAAACATTTTATTAGGGaacagggttgccaaccctcctggattGGCTGGGAGTCTCCCGTAATCGAGCTTGATCTCCCTGAGGCTCTCTGGGAGATTTTAGGCAGCTGAAAGTCCggcggcacagtggggctaaggcaggctccctacctgccctggcttcaCTCGGCTCCCAGAAGTAGCCAGCAAGTCCTTCTAGCTCCTTGGCAGAGAGGTGGCCAGggtctctgcgcactgccctCACCCCGCACGCTGACttcgcagctcctattggccaagaactgtggccaatgggagctgcgggggtggtgcctgcgggcagggGCAACATGTGGAGACCCCCTGGCCGCCCACGAGCCTAGAGCTGGCAATGCtggccgcctgaggtaagcactgcctggctggagcttgcaccccctcctgcatgcatctcaacctcctgtcccagccctgagcaccctcccgcacccaaactcccttctagAGCCCacacttcctcctgcaccccaacccataGGCTCTGACTTCCCCTTTTTCCTGAGGGTGCTTGACACTCCTCTACCCTCAGCcacgcccccactccaccctttccatgaggccctgccccacctcttcccacctctgcccctcccccattccaaccccttcttcAAAGTCCCCaacccaactccgccccctccctgcctctattccaacctcttccccaaatccctgccctcgacccacctcctcccctgagcgtgccacgttcccgctcctctccccccacccccctgagtgtgctaacgctgccaaacagctgtttggcggtggccagggggggaagcactgggatgtaggcagaggagcagggatgtggcgtgctcagggtggaggagggggcagagggcggggagagcttggctgccagtgagtgctttTTCCCCATGGAAAGTTGACACCTAtggcccaaccctctgccccaggttcagcctggagtcccctcccacactctgagcccctaggccccaccccccagtccagagcccacatcccctcccgcacccaaccccttgccccaccctggtgaaagtgagtgaggcgtgggagagcaagcgacggagggagaggggatggactGAGCacgggcagggccttggagaaggggtggggcctcaggaagacgcagggcaagggtgtttgggtttgtggcATTAGACATTTGGCAACCCTATTAGGGAACCAAGTGTCCCCAAGAAGTGTCTTCATATAATTGTAGTTGTGTAATGAGCAAAAAACATACAACCCTAATAATAGAAGTTTTTACATCCATAACACAAAGTTAGATCCAAATTATATCCATAATACAAAGTTTTGTATCTGTACCTGCAGATTCCTGGGGAGTATACAACCAGGAATCTGCAGGTGTATATTGCACACTGAAGTCACAGGATGTAAATATCCTTGCCTGAGTGGTCAGATAAATGGTTTTCTGACCTCACCAAATAGGGCTGAAGAGGAAGTAGAGAAGTTCATTAGCTAGCAGGGTCTAGCCCCTGGGCCTGAGACAACTTAATAGTGACCAATTCAGCCCCTGAAGAAAAATACACTTTCCTATTTTAGTGATCTTGGCAGTACCTCCGACCGCAAAGATTCAAAACTCTTAAGTAAGGCCTCCATATAATCACgatatttaaaaaaagtcatgagattttaaaaataagctgtgggttatttttatttgccttttggtgtTTGAGTCTGTAGGAGTCATGCTTTTAAACTTTTCCCCACAACCATGAAGACTAGaaactttcattaaaaagaaCTGAGATTATCAGGTAACAACATAACTCTAGGAGCTAAGGTTTGAAGAAAAATACTAAAAGATTGAGATATGATAAAACTGAACAACTTAGCAGCATTGTATTTGCAGTATAACAGTAGAGGTACATCAGCACAAACCCCTCATGTAGACATCCTACATCAGGCTTACTGCAGTGCTGCTTACTCCAGTTAAGCTAGCTTTACATTACTGTAGCATGTTTA
Coding sequences within:
- the DHCR7 gene encoding 7-dehydrocholesterol reductase isoform X1; protein product: MAAFPEGKSEERKHMSIPNGSGASQGQWGRAWEVDWFSLASVLFLLTFSPLIVYYFIMSCDQYHCSLMDPIVDVLMGNSHLSDIWNNTPFLSWKAANIYICWVTFQVMLYILVPDFCHKFLPGYVGGIQEGAVTPAGTVNKYEINGLQAWIITHALWFVNAYYFHWFSPTIIFDNWIPLLWCANILGYAVSTFAMIKSYLFPSNPNDCKFTGNLFYDYMMGIEFNPRIGKWFDFKLFFNGRPGIVAWTLINFSYAAKQQELYGQVTNSMILVNVLQGIYVLDFFWNEAWYLKTIDICHDHFGWYLGWGDCVWLPYLYTLQGLYLVYHPVQLSTANAVGILLLGLVGYYIFRMTNHQKDLFRRTDGNCKIWGKKPQYIECSYTSVDGTKYYSKLMISGFWGVARHFNYTGDLMGSLAYCLTCGFEHILPYFYIMYMTILLTHRCIRDEHRCSSKYGNDWKRYTTAVPYRLIPGVF
- the DHCR7 gene encoding 7-dehydrocholesterol reductase isoform X2 — translated: MAAFPEGKSEERKHMSIPNGSGASQGQWGRAWEVDWFSLASVLFLLTFSPLIVYYFIMSCDQYHCSLMDPIVDVLMGNSHLSDIWNNTPFLSWKAANIYICWVTFQVMLYILVPDFCHKFLPGYVGGIQEGAVTPAGTVNKYEINGLQAWIITHALCKFTGNLFYDYMMGIEFNPRIGKWFDFKLFFNGRPGIVAWTLINFSYAAKQQELYGQVTNSMILVNVLQGIYVLDFFWNEAWYLKTIDICHDHFGWYLGWGDCVWLPYLYTLQGLYLVYHPVQLSTANAVGILLLGLVGYYIFRMTNHQKDLFRRTDGNCKIWGKKPQYIECSYTSVDGTKYYSKLMISGFWGVARHFNYTGDLMGSLAYCLTCGFEHILPYFYIMYMTILLTHRCIRDEHRCSSKYGNDWKRYTTAVPYRLIPGVF